A stretch of DNA from Dioscorea cayenensis subsp. rotundata cultivar TDr96_F1 chromosome 4, TDr96_F1_v2_PseudoChromosome.rev07_lg8_w22 25.fasta, whole genome shotgun sequence:
GTCAGATAATCTCATTTTCATGCCTCCTGAAAGAAGCTAATCTTTAAATCTGGCTCTTCCACTAATTCTTAATCAAATTTGTTATCTACGAAATAATGAATTTACTAATGAGTTTCTAATATGAATTACTCAAGATAATAAAAAGGAGGCTACAAAAATGCTAATCAACTTGAAATCAGTTAagcatattgtttttttgtcaaGATGAACGGCTATGCCGCTAACAAAGGCAGGGGCATGCACAAATTTCGGCGGAACAAATAAAGGTGAGCCCACGTACACGGCACTGAGACCACTCGCATATAACCACTAATACTCACAAAAATGTATCCTCAACCATGATTCAAACTCTCGTCACTTGTAAAGAGTTTTTAATGGAGACCCGGCTACAAATAAATCACTTGATCATTGATCAGTTAAGCATATTGTTGACCACCACCAAATAGACCATAACTCACTGGATTGTTGCAACTCACTAATAGTATCATCCATAACTCACTTGTTCCCCATTGCTTAATTTTCGGCCAACAAAATCACCTGCTGCATCAATCTTACCTAAACTATGCTAAAAATAAAGTTCTTAAGTGCCTCTTAAGAGGCCCAGGCAGAGTAAGTTCAAGATTAATGGCAAAATAAGCCTAAAATTAAAGGAGCTGAATGCATAACACAGTTATCACAATGCAACTTCAAACCATGTAAAAGTAAACACTATTAACCAAATTTGGAATTACATCATAAGCATCAGAACCTGCAGCAGAAATAGCCTGGGAGTAAAGTAAGCTAAAGTATACAATCTTTCAGTCACTGATGAACATTAACCAGCAAATATGCAGATAGAACGTTTGTAGCTGAAACATCCTCTGTAAAAACCCCAGACACACAATGTAACAAATATCTGCATTTTCTTAACATCGACATACAATAAGCATTCACAATGTCATGAAATCTCAAgcaaaatcttttctttttccaacaacaacaatagcaatCAGGAATAAATTTTTCGCCCTTTAATTCTTTTCACAGTTTTCACAACATACTCAACAGATTCATATTGAGATGGAAACACATACTTCAGATTGCAGTAACTTGTTTCGAAGAAAAcagcatgtatgtatatacctCTCAGAGCGAAGCTCATCAGTGTAACGGGGCAATGGTTGGCATCCATGGCAGCTACATCACAGCCATTAATATCTCAATAGTCTCACCAAGAGACAATGAGGCAACAAAGAAAGGAGGAACTTCGAGAATATTTCTACAAGCAAACATGCACTGATCTCagagcaaaaaaaaatacatactgATTCTTGGTGCATGATACTGATTGGTCAAGATGAAGGACATATCAATGGAGCATGATACTGATTCTCTTTGTCTATGGCCTCTTTCCCTCTCATTATAAGCTCTTACAATCACATAGCATTGCAAAGATCACCTCATAGATTAGTCCAAATATAGAAAAGTTGAGAAGTTGATGTATATCATTTGTACATGCTACAAATTGCCTCTTTGCCAtaccatcatcatcttcttgctGGCCAAGATGAGCAGTTAGGTCATTAAGAAAAGTATGAGTGTGCACAAGCCTCTGCGGAGCAAGTGGGGGCGGGCCGTGCACACATGGGTGCTGAGACCAtccgcacacaaccactactcacacttcCAAAAATGTACCCTCACCCAtaattcgaactctcaccacttgtgaaagGTTCTAATGGGAATCTGACTACGAATAGACTGCTTGGTCGTTGGTGCTTGCTCTTTCATCTTTAAGCTCTAGAGATGGTGGATGAATTGGGATTGGAAGAGAGGGTTAATGGAAGAGGCCATATGGTGATAGAAGCCAAAAGGCAGTTATGGTTACCAGGGCCTCTAATAATTGCAAGTATATTGGAGAAGCTCATCCAAATTATCTCTCTCATGTTGTCAACGACCAAATGATCTATTGGTATATGGGTCGCTGATAGAGCTCTTCAttgagtggtgagagttcaattctcggctgagggcacatttctgagagatgtgagcggtggttATGTGCGGATGGTCCCAGCACCCATGTGTGCAATGGCCCCGCCTCCACtttctccaccgagacttgTGCATGCCCCTGACGGTTTAGCATGGCCTTCGGACTGTCTGTTCCTCttgtcaaaaataattaattaattaattaattaattaaattaaattaaattaaattaaattatctcTCTAATGTTTGTTGGCCATCTTGGAGAGCCTCCTCTCTCTGGTGCTTCCATGGCTGCTTCTTTTGTTGCTGTCACTGGCTTCAGCTTGTTGGTATtatggtatatatatttatctgtctttctttatatttttctgtTTATTTTCTTTCCCAACTTCTATACATTATATATTATGTAGTTCTCTGTTTCTCAAATGAGAAAGCCTGTTGCTAGCATGAAGGAATTGATTAAATCTAATATATAATGATGCTTACCTAAGATTGAGTCCATCTAAAAATTCATAAGATATGACTCTCTCATGCAACAATAGCCTAATCAATAATTTGAATGCTGGGAGCCTCATTGAGTTTCCAAATGAGATGCCAACCAAGTCAGGGAAGAAACTGCTTACCTAGCCCACTTAAAACTTCAAAGGAGATTTTGTTACTAATAATTGAGGTAGGGAATTAATTAAACCCAGTAATTCTCATTGACTTGATTAATAAAATCCTATATCAAGAATAGACAAGTTCAACCAAGGATATAATATGCGTATGGAATTCATATTcacataattttgtttgattgtttatatCACAGTTGGCAATGAGGAGTGCAATTGATACTTTATTTGAACAAGTCTTTAGCgtaaaacaatgatatttattaGCCATTTACCTATAAACAACAGCCATGCTTGTTtctaaagaaaaacatgaacatCTCACATGAGATTTGATACCAATAAACCAAAAAATGATTGGTCAAATTTAacacaattatttcaaaaatgttattattaaaatgctCCATACGCAAAGCTCTAGCACCACATGCAAAACCCTACTTTTAAAGTCATAAAAAGGGCAAGCTCAACAACATTTATGTTTTCATCTCACATGAGTTAAAATTCAAATACaccttttcaataaaaacataagcaTTCAACGCAATTGATTTAATGCCAATTGACCAAATGATTATTAACCAAATTTACCATAATTATTTTTGGGACAGAAAGGGGAAAAAactatcatttttaaaaaatttcctcCGCAATAAAGGGATTATAACACTATACGGTGTTTAACTTATAAAAGATGTTAAGAGTAGACGCTAAttcatacatatacacacaaatatataacaaaacctatttctttctttcctctATGCTCCAACTGTTTGAAGGTATCATCCATGGAGCaataaattgaagaaaaaaagagaacaaaaaggaCATACATCAACTTTATAAAGCACACATCCTGCAATTTACAAAACCAAGCAAAACACAACCCATTACAACTAGAATAAACATGCTAGGCCTGATAGTTACTAGTCAATCCCTCTTGACATCATTGTTCACATTCATCTTTCGCGTCTGAGAattaaacatgcaagcaatatCCTCCGCTGTGCTACAATCCTCCGGCTTTCTATCTAAAACTGAGCAGACATACCTTGGAAGTCTCACAGAAATACCTCGTGATGGATGAACTAGACCCATTGCGGCATGGTGAACCGGAGATATAGTCAAGTCTGTTTGACAGTTTCCATGATAGATTATTAGCTACACAAGCTGAAATTCTGTTGAAGAAAGGAAAAGTGATGTTTATTAGATATACCAGCCCCGCGTATTTCCCAAACAAGTTCAGGGGAGAACCACAGGTCAGGTGATTCATCTGTTTGATAGTATGGTGGTTTTTTGGACAATATCTTCTCACCGGAAAAGAATTCCTTCATCTGCAAGTACGCATTAATCAATCGCCATTTAGCTGATTATGGCAACGCAGTGATCAAAATGAGCAGAAGCTGATGAGGTTTTGAAATCTATAGTTTGATATGTTTTAAATGCAACATCATAAGCTTAAACCTTCTTCATCATTGAAACTAACTACATTGGCTAACTAAAGGGTGCTTCACCACAGAGATGGTACAATAGTAATAGTGTTCTATGCATATAACTAGTACTTACCTCCTTGTAAAATGAGTCTGTAAAGCCAGTCATCACTCTGCACACACTTTGATATTCTTCAGCATCAGGATTGTAGCATGCCATTAGAAACGGACTATACCTGAAATATGAGATTGTCAGATAATCATCCTGTGTGAAATGCAGTAACTTAGAAGAGAAATAGCACAAGATTCAAACCATCCCGCTTTCCGGCCATTCCCGTGCCAACCACCAATTGGGACCAAGTCAAGGCTATCACCAACTCCTTCAATATAATCACGTTTGACCTGAAAGAGATGCAAAATGAGTCCAATTATAGGCATTAGTAAAGGATGAACTGTATTTTTCATACataaatttacataattaaatttGTACCTTTAGCCAGGCATCGCTCCGCTTTGATGCAGTATATCCGGCATCCACATCGAGAGATTTCGCCATTATTCCTTCACATGAAGAGCTACATGCATCCTGGAAAAATGACGTTATTCTACTCAATGTGCTCTCATCACTGCGGCCAGCCTCATCAGACTCCACCTATATTGAGGCAGATATAAAGCTTAGATTCTCATACTTTCATCTTCCTTTTAAATGTTCCCTCACATTTATCAAATTACAATGCTAtttgatcatcatcttcataagATAGATATTGGATGATGAAATTAGTTAAGGTGTGCTTTGACCAACTTAGGTGAAGCATATTATCATAAACATAAAGCCAGGAAAGGAAATGGAGTGGTTTTTCAATCTGTTTGTGAGTGCCTGTGGTTTCAACAAACCCTCAGTTATTTGCATAAAGAAGGCATTACGTTGGCCTTTTACCTGAAAAAATGTGAAGGTTGAGATAGATTTCTAAGCTCCTATTACAGGATGTCATCTTTGTTCCTTTAAAAAATTCAGCTCTATGGGTAGGGAAGTCCCTGTCTCTTACCAAGATGGAAAGACCCTTCTTTTCAGGGGCTTGCCAGTGATTTTGGGTTCTAAGAAATCTAGTATGGACAACCAAGACAGAGGTTACACGTGTCAATCAGAAGTTCTTTAGATGCAATTGCCCTGCATCATCTAGCCTGCATAACcacattataaaattacaagacaGCGCATTGAAAGTTATGCATTTATTTATCTTCAGATTTCTCCACATTCTAACCCAGTCAAACAAAAACTCAGTAATCCTATTAAGATATTAAAGATCAGCAAAGTCAGATAAGGCCAACCATATGGGCTGATCATAATAATCTATGGCTCTCACCTACCTTCAATGAAGGATCCCTTTTGGAATCATATCCATTTCGGTCAAGATGTTATCAAcataatattgaaataaataaataaataaataaaaaaagtctaAGAGGGAAGGGAATCTTACAAAAGCATCATCTTCAATGTTGAGAGcatacttaaataaaaaaaaataaaaaacaacaacaacgtGACACAAGAAACATACTCACAGTGAATTCCTTGGCATATTCCAAGTAACCCAACTTTTCTTCAAGGAACAAATCTTTCAAGTCTGCAACATTAAAGTAAGACCAAATGGAACTTCACAAAATATTGCATGCAATATCAGATAATCGCTTTCTAGGTCTacaagaaaaaaggaaaatactAGCTAGACAAGGATGTCTGTTCAGAAATGGAGAACGTACAATTCCTCCTTTGGCGTAATGGATAAGCCAACAACCTGGAACAAGAATGTTTAACAGCATAATGTCAAAATAACCTGCTATTATCACTTAAAAATAGACTTGATTTAATAACTCACAAGAAaagcacaaaaataaaacctaaGCAACACATAAAATATCTATTTTAGAAAAGcacataataaaatgataaaccATCTAATTTATTTGCTAAAACAAATAATAGGCATCTCATTTCTAGCTGGCTCTTAAATCCAAAAAATTCTCATGTACACGCAATCAacttttttgttaaaataaaataacagaaCTAGATGAACCAAGAACAACATGCTCTAGCTAGAAGAAACTCTAATTTTTACACCTCACTCAAACTTCCAAAAATTCTTCACGTTACATACTTAGGTACTCTGACGAGAGTCTGACATGTCCATTGGAATTGGAAGTACGAgtttgaaaattcaaatttttagcaACACCTTTCACCCAGCTGCTTTGCAATTGTAATAAGTTTTATAGGATACAACTAACATGCTTAGCAGCCCAACCCACACAGTCAACCTAAACTCCTACCCAACTTGCATATCCTCCTGATCCATCAGCCCTGCCAATTGAAGGGATGAAAGCTACTTTAATTTTATCAACTATACGAGCAACTGCCTGCCTGGAAAGGCTCAACATATAAAGATTGAAATAATAGGAACTTCCAAGTGATCAAAGTACAAACATCAAACAAGCGCTTTCAGTATGGATACACCAATTTTAATGGAAAATAATGTAAAGCATCAGATTTGCAAGAGTATCCACATAAAATCAGAATGAGACAACAAAGAGAGCTTTAGAAGCATACCGTTCCCCATTAAAAAACATGATGTCAAAGACGAAGATGCATATGTCAACCTGCAAGTTCATGCATCTGCTTATGAATACAATAAACCCAAACAAAGTAATTGTTTTGCATATTTGGACACAATAGATACTGGAGGACCAATCAGTTGAGTAATGATCATAAATTCAGTTCAAATATGCCAAATAGGCTCTGACTGGCTGGTAATAATTAGAAATTGCAAATTAAATGGGCGGTGACAGCAACAGTAAAACTCATGGGAATATAACCAACATTGATGGGGTAGTACAACTCCTAGGGATTGGAACTAAACATTGAAGCGAGAATTTTGTTCCAGTAATTCGCTGATTGGACACATCATAATAAATCAGGCTAGATATAGTTCATAAGCAGCAACAATAACTGGCTGATTACCACAACTAGGCTGGACAGACTCCAAGTCACACATATTTTACacatttaattttgttatttgacTTATGCAAACAGATTTCAATAAAAGGCAATTGCAGCCACAACCATGAAAGACTTATATTTTAAGCACttttgtgttttaaaaaaaaaaattaaagttggaaTTTAAATGTTGAAATACCTTGATGCTATCCATGGATATTGAAGAATTTTTACTACCTCGTTCTCGTGATGATAGCTCTTGGAAAGACATTAGCTTGTTCCCAATCTTCCTATCAACTCCAACAATCTGAGTTCAACAATCAATTTGTGGTTGGTGAAAATATTATCGATCTTGTAAGCAATACATTAgtaatgaattgaatttaataatattCTCAATTTATTACCTCAGCATCTATTATGAAAGTTGAAACAGCAGGTTTACAAAattctttgattatatttatcAAATCAGGGAATCTTGCTGTTGTTTCTTTCATTTGTCGTGAAAAAACTTTTACAGATCCATCAGCTAGTCTATGAATCTGGGCGCGTTGACCATCATATCTATGAGAGAATAGAACAGAGTCAAAACGCTTGCTAATCACCATGTCTCGACAAAGTTGCTGGGTTAAACTTATCATCCGATTCAATCATTTCAATAACACATAAGAGTTTATTAGTCCTTATATCTACTCACATAATGTTGTTTGTtattaaattatctttttccgagatttaattattattatgcaaCTTCCAATAAATTTGTGTActcaataaataatttctatcttctaatgaaataaaagataagaatctTGAGTTAAATCAACACTATCAAAATCACAACTTCATTTGAAATGCTACACATACTTGAATTCACATGTGAATGCTCTACCCTGAAATAATTTCAGCACTTGAGTGATCCCATTGGTTATTCTGCAGCAGGAAATATGCCATTCAATCTAGCTTATGAGTGAGGGCACATTCAGCAGTAAATTTAAAGAATGCCTACCTAGCAAGCATAGGGGAATAGGTGTGCCTGGAAGCATTGCCAAAGATATTACTGAAAAATTTAATTCCTTTGTTTTAACAGAGCGAGGGATAAGCAAATCCTGtccacaaaacaaaaagaatggtGTATGTTTATATTACCAACAATCATATACATGAAAAGTCGCTAGATGGGCacaaaacaacataaataagAACCGATTTACATCTTAGATTTTAAAAAGGTAGTGCAGCTATTGCAAACTATATAAACAACAAGAAACTCGATATTTTTATGGTTTACCATGGTTTACACCACAGATGGTCTCACACTTATACCTTCTGAAAGATGCTATCTTCAATCTAGTGCTTCTACCTATTCTTGAAATCAAATTTGTTGTTTACAAATAATGAATTTTACTAATAAGATTCATATGAATTACTCAAGATATATATAGGCTACAATATGATGGCTTATAAATGCTCATCTACTCAAAAAGCGTTAAGCATATTGTGTAACCACCAATAGCCTATAACTCATTAGATTGCCACAACTTCACTAATAGTGTCATCAATTACTCACTAGCTCCCCATGATTAATCTGGGGCCAACAAAATCATCATCCACGAATCACTTGCTTCATCATATActtaaaaatataccaaaaataaagaagttcTTTAGTGTCATCGACTTGAGGCTCCAGCCAGACTAAAGTTCAGGATTATCGACCAAAAATGAACATAGAGAGAGGCATACATAATACAGGTGTTGGCAAGACAACTACAAACCATGTAAGTAAATACTACTAACCAAATTTGAGTTACATCATAAGGTCCGAATGCAAGGGTAGAAATAGCCTGGGAAGAAGTAAGCTAAAGTAAACTACAGTATACAATTTAAAATGATCTATTTTAANNNNNNNNNNNNNNNNNNNNNNNNNNNNNNNNNNNNNNNNNNNNNNNNNNNNNNNNNNNNNNNNNNNNNNNNNNNNNNNNNNNNNNNNNNNNNNNNNNNNNNNNNNNNNNNNNNNNNNNNNNNNNNNNNNNNNNNNNNNNNNNNNNNNNNNNNNNNNNNNNNNNNNNNNNNNNNNNNNNNNNNNNNNNNNNNNNNNNNNNNNNNNNNNNNNNNNNNNNNNNNNNNNNNNNNNNNNNNNNNNNNNNNNNNNNNNNNNNNNNNNNNNNNNNNNNNNNNNNNNNNNNNNNNNNNNNNNNNNNNNNNNNNNNNNNNNNNNNNNNNNNNNNNNNNNNNNNNNNNNNNNNNNNNNNNNNNNNNNNNNNNNNNNNNNNNNNNNNNNNNNNNNNNNNNNNNNNNNNNNNNNNNNNNNNNNNNNNNNNNNNNNNNNNNNNNNNNNNNNNNNNNNNNNNNNNNNNNNNNNNNNNNNNNNNNNNNNNNNNNNNNNNNNNNNNNNNNNNNNNNNNNNNNNNNNNNNNNNNNNNNNNNNNNNNNNNNNNNNNNNNNNNNNNNNNNNNNNNNNNNNNNNNNNNNNNNNNNNNNNNNNNNNNNNNNNNNNNNNNNNNNNNNNNNNNNNNNNNNNNNNNNNNNNNNNNNNNNNNNNNNNNNNNNNNNNNNNNNNNNNNNNNNNNNNNNNNNNNNNNNNNNNNNNNNNNNNNNNNNNNNNNNNNNNNNNNNNNNNNNNNNNNNNNNNNNNNNNNNNNNNNNNNNNNNNNNNNNNNNNNNNNNNNNNNNNNNNNNNNNNNNNNNNNNNNNNNNNNNNNNNNNNNNNNNNNNNNNNNNNNNNNNNNNNNNNNNNNNNNNNNNNNNNNNNNNNNNNNNNNNNNNNNNNNNNNNNNNNNNNNNNNNNNNNNNNNNNNNNNNNNNNNNNNNNNNNNNNNNNNNNNNNNNNNNNNNNNNNNNNNNNNNNNNNNNNNNNNNNNNNNNNNNNNNNNNNNNNNNNNNNNNNNNNNNNNNNNNNNNNTGATTACTCATATACATGTGTGTGTTtgtagatattatttttttaataaaatttaattttgcgTTTATAATGAagcatgtgtatatatgtatgttggATAATTTGTGGACAAgcgttattaattattttgaatcatAATATTGGCATGACACAAATTATggatattatttgaaaatataacatatatcttaattcaactaatattctaagagtaatgatatttttaccgaatagatttccCGAATAGGTTTTCCGAATGAAGTGGATGTTAAGTTGACATCCATgtcagcatccacgtcattctttctttatttttttttaaaagaaaattttaatttattttattatctaaatcctaaatttaaacatttaatcataaaaataaacatgtaaatgataaaccgaaaaTCCCTCCCTAAACCATAAActagaaatcacaaacccccgcagggggtttgtgatttcttgtttagggtttagggcataggatttagggtctagggtttagggcttaggatttagggtttagggtttagtatttattatttagggtttaaaatttagatttttagttcatagattttgtagtatttgggtttataattttagatatagttttataatttttttaattttaagtatttaagaatttttaaagttcaaatttaaagtttttataaaaatatataatgacgtggatgaggatgtggatgataAGTtaggcatccacgtcattcggaaACCTATTCGTAGAAtctattcaagaaaaaaatagcaTCGCTCATATTCTAATTTAACTATGAATATATTTTGGTCGCTCTCTGCCAtctattcacaaatttttagtTCCCTATAGAGTATAGACGAAGAATTTTGTTTCtgacaaaataaaaagagagtAGACGATTGAAAGAGAGTATAGTTTATGTATAAAATGTGTCTATGTTTATGATCCTTGGAAATATAGTTTATTAatttcaacaatatatatatatatataacccaacttcttttcatttttcatgtaaaaaaaaatgacaataattaaattagcCCATTTAATTTCTAAAGAAAAACTTGTtccaaataaaaagttttttgttttttattttataaagggACATGTTCCTAGTTAATCAAAAAGTGCCCGGAATTAATGTCTCATGCTCTCTCACCTTGAGTTTTTGGGTTTGCACAAAGAGTCCAAACTCTCACAAAGTAAATACCCTCTACATGAGTTTCGAACTCGGGCCACCTTCTCCTTTCTCCAAGCGACCTGAGTTAGTGTTGCTGTTGCTATTTACCTGAATTGAACTGAGTAGTTTTGgcaaaagttattttttttgttgtaaaaaagaatgtttttaagaatttggccaaataatcaattttttttaaattttttttagagtcaGATCCCCCAACCAATATCCAATCAAATTTAAACCGTTGGATCATTTTTACTACCATCAAAGCACCTAAGAAATCCCCTATTAATGCATCTTTAATGGGTAGACTATCATAGAGTTTGATGGTCATATCAGCTCATCAACTCATGAAATTATCTCCAATAatagttatattataaaatgagaTCCACAATCAACCtattaaattatcaattatataattttgagaaaatttaattaatttgtggaTGATATAAAAGCAAAAATTCAGAGCTTCAAGTGGAGAAGAATGTGTTTTGTTTGAGAATGTAGGTATATTTATAGaggtaatataaaatttaaaagcaatatTTACTGGTTGcataatgtttatattttaaataatttaatatttaaacgttaCCAAACtttgtttgaatttaaaattaaaatattaaaagtataTGGAGCATCCTAGTTATATATcttctgtgtgtgtgtgagagagagagagagagagagagagagttaaaGGGCAAGCCCACGGGTCGCAGGAACTTCTCCAAACATGAGGAGATGAGTGAGCTCTTCTATCAATCCCTGTTATTAGAATCATCGTTCTATGATgaatttgttttgttggtttggtcctttgatttgatttgcatctaaATTGGTTGTTGTTTGTTGCTTGATATTATTTGTGCCTTGCATTTATGTGattgttttagggttttctttttcttgttttttaataaagttgaaATCTTTGTTTGTTCATTGTAGTTTCTATGGTGCGGTTTCGagtaattttagtaaaatactGTTCTTTTGTAATGAATTAGTGAATTCATGTCAGTCTTTTGATTCTTTGTTGATATAGGCCGACTAATTTCGTGTCACTCCTTGCAGTGGCTGGTACTTCTACTCGTCCTCGCACATTCAAGCAAGTAAGCACTCTTTTATTTGTGCgtatattttgatatatgatCTCTTTTGGGGAATGATGAAGAAACACAGCTATATCCTAAGAGACTAATCACTCCAAGCTCGAAAGCAGCTGTGGAAGACATACATTTTGATTAAATCAATGTTTTCAGACCCAGATCGGCCGGTCGGACCGGGTTGACCTAGACATGCCCTTAAGATCAGATTTTGAACTTTTAAACCGGCCGATCGGACCATGACCTGGTGACCTGGCCGGGTCATCAACCCGGGTTtgcatctaatttttttaattttattttattttataatatccTAATGTTTGGGGTGTAAAATTGTAAAACTAAGAAAGGGGGAGACCGagggtatatttttttatgtttttttatgcatttcttagttgtttatttcctagttaaatctttttatgtttttcaattaattttgtactagtttatttttatattatttagcgtatttcacatttttttaatgtggtgtacttcaatatttatttatgtaaaaatacttgcttaaaaatttgaaaaagtcatgtttttatatttttattcttcaatatttgatttttttaattatatataactaaaatttatattatttttaataaaaattgttgaccccggttcaaccttGATTCAACCTGGTTGAACCCCTCGACTCTTGACCCCTAACCTTTTCCGAGTCGATGCCCGGTCCGGGTCTGAGAACCTTAgattatatagaaaattaaactattgaattattgaataatGA
This window harbors:
- the LOC120259341 gene encoding DNA ligase 6-like translates to MKETTARFPDLINIIKEFCKPAVSTFIIDAEIVGVDRKIGNKLMSFQELSSRERGSKNSSISMDSIKVDICIFVFDIMFFNGERLLAYPLRQRRNYLKDLFLEEKLGYLEYAKEFTVESDEAGRSDESTLSRITSFFQDACSSSCEGIMAKSLDVDAGYTASKRSDAWLKVKRDYIEGVGDSLDLVPIGGWHGNGRKAGWYSPFLMACYNPDAEEYQSVCRVMTGFTDSFYKEMKEFFSGEKILSKKPPYYQTDESPDLWFSPELVWEIRGADLTISPVHHAAMGLVHPSRGISVRLPRYVCSVLDRKPEDCSTAEDIACMFNSQTRKMNVNNDVKRD